TCAAACACGTATTCACCGCTTGCTTCGTCTTGATACAACAATAGGCGGTAATGAACGTACGTCTTTAGCTGTTTGCTTAAATCCTGCAACACCAGGTAAATTGATGCCCATCTACATATGTAAAGAAGGAATTTCAAACCCTGACACCCTCAAAAATCAGCGCTATAACCTTTTTGAACAAATCGCTAATGAAGTGCCTGGTGTCACCATTCATCAACTCCATGTCAAAGATTCAAAGCAATTTGAAGAAACCGATCTTTACTATCAATATTTAATTGGGATCCTTAGGTTAAATCGTTACATTCCACCTCTCCAATAATAGATCTAAAAAAAACAGCAACTCTTATTGAGTCGCTGTTTTTTTTCTTTTCTGAAATCGTTTCATAAATAACCGTTCAGCTGGTGGAAGTACTTTAAATTTCACAATCGCCACATTAATCAACAGAACAATCGCACTGATTAAAAATAAACCCCGTACGCCTACATTTGCAATAATCCATCCGCCAATGATTGGTCCAATCATCGTTCCTAAGTACATCGCACTATTAGAAAATCCATACGTACGACTTTCCATCCCACTAGGAGCGTGGAGTCGAATTAAAGTATTGGCTGCAGGTAACAACCCACCTAGGCATAGTCCTACCATAAACCTCAGAGCAATTAATTGCCAGATCTCCGTTACAAAAGCCTGTGGAATGGTAAACACCGCGACCCCAAGCATGGAATAAATCAATACATGATGAGCGCCTTTTTTATCACTGACCTTTCCAAGTATTGGAGATGTAACCATATTCGCAAAGCCCATCACCGAAATCGCTAGCCCCGCAAAAAAGGCTACATGTTGACCTGGTGTTAACTCTGCGACAAACAGTGACAAGAGCGGATTGATGCCCATGACTGCCAATTGAATAAGGAAAATCACAACGTATATAGCTAAGACTGGTCGTTGTTTTGTTACCGTCAGGAATTCTTGTTTTGTACTTGATTTCTCTTGTTGATCTGCTGGAGTAAACGATTCCTTTACGAAAAATAACACGCCTAGAGCGGCAATGAAAATACAAAGCCCTGTTAAGAAGAAGACCATTTGATAACTAAATGCTTGGGC
Above is a genomic segment from Bacillus sp. FJAT-45037 containing:
- a CDS encoding DUF7147 family protein, with product MIQRFIELGEGYSDIYELVELIRVNQTRIHRLLRLDTTIGGNERTSLAVCLNPATPGKLMPIYICKEGISNPDTLKNQRYNLFEQIANEVPGVTIHQLHVKDSKQFEETDLYYQYLIGILRLNRYIPPLQ
- a CDS encoding MFS transporter; its protein translation is MDGWKRNLRILVVCQFIVMSAMTMIIPFLPLYLIELGVTNPETLSLWAGVIFGANFLTAFLFSPFWGRMADRHGRKMMILRSGFGMALIIGLTGFATGPISLLILRLLNGVISGFIPASIGLLSTNTPKEKVGYALGVLQSGTVAGAICGPLIGGLLAQAFSYQMVFFLTGLCIFIAALGVLFFVKESFTPADQQEKSSTKQEFLTVTKQRPVLAIYVVIFLIQLAVMGINPLLSLFVAELTPGQHVAFFAGLAISVMGFANMVTSPILGKVSDKKGAHHVLIYSMLGVAVFTIPQAFVTEIWQLIALRFMVGLCLGGLLPAANTLIRLHAPSGMESRTYGFSNSAMYLGTMIGPIIGGWIIANVGVRGLFLISAIVLLINVAIVKFKVLPPAERLFMKRFQKRKKTATQ